The Plodia interpunctella isolate USDA-ARS_2022_Savannah chromosome 28, ilPloInte3.2, whole genome shotgun sequence nucleotide sequence agttttctctgtctacagAGTAGAAGTTAACCctgttatacataaaaaagataaagcacaCTTTACACACTTCACTTTTCACACTTTAGCATAtagtaaagtttatttaatctCATTTTGTCtatgtcaaattttgtaatgCGCGAGAGTAACAGAAGTGAACATACTtcagcttaaagtatgctttaacatttttttttaaaaaacaagaTACTACAACATAAGTAatagaaattattacaaaataatagaaacaccattacaataaatttttattaaaaattaaattattattcaaataaattatcgcgtttctaacaatatttacaatattaagaGTTGTCCTTGTGCAAAGTGCTTTGAACACGGACAATACGATGTAAATAGCTTTGAGAAAGCTCTCTCTGTGTTTCCTTCTGATGAAAGCTTGAAAGACGAGCACTGGCAGGAAGATTGCGAGGCCGTAATGTAAGTAGTACAATCTGAAACAAGATCACGAAATCAGTCTAGTGTACGTTTGATGTGGCGTTCCAAGCAAAAGGGCACCACTTAACACTTTACAGGACAGTACGGTTATAGCAGTGCTCTAAAAACTCTGTAGTTTGACAGTACTGGCATCGCAGTCGCTacaaaagatattataaagagcgCTACGGTGATCACCGTGCTGGATTTATACTATCATTGTAACGAACATGATTTACTGTCTATCTACAAGTTATTCAAAGGTTTGTACTGTCAAATCTAAGagctataatatatacattaccTACATCGTATAGAAACACAAAAAGTAGTTGATATAGTAACACTACGGGTATAACCGTATAGTCCGCCTAGAGAATTCATAGAAACACCAAGTCAGTGTCGCGCTGCCTGGCACCGGTGTTGGTTGTGTCCACGTGGGTTTGCGCGCAAAAATTTGTGGCAGAAAACGTAAgtattaaattactattattaatatagtctttacttttatagaaaaatatactttttataacgtTCCGCTCACGTTCACTTTTTGCCACAGATGAATAAAGACGAGGAGCGCATCAAAAAGTTATTGGAGGATGTGTCGACTCCAGAAAGTTCTGACGATGGCAGTTTTTCTGATACATCAGAAAAAACGGAAACAGACCCTTTTGAGGATAACGACGGGGAATATGGCACGGATGCAGACTATGTACCAAATAGTGATTCGGATGACTCAGAAGCCTTGGATGTAGATGAGGCTAAATCAGAGAAAGATCCTAAAGATTCTAAGGTTCAGCCCAGATATGTAAGGGCCAGTGATAATAATCGCATAGATACAGTACCATCTACTTCTAGATACAGAGCTACCTTATTTGTTCCACCCTCTCCTTCGATTTCTGACCAAAACAGTCCAATACTACCTTTACGCCCTACCGCGAGCACACACATATCCATAGAAAGTGCATCTGGAAGTCCTGTAATACCTCTTGGTAGTCCCATTACATTTCATAAACCTCAAGATATCGTCGAACCGTCAGGTACAATGAGTGTGAGAAcggaaaatagtttttctatGGGATGTCTAAGCCTATTAGAATCAGCATTTCCATCAACTTCAGCACAAAGTTTCAGAGCTGCGTCCCCTGTAATTCCTCTTCACGAAATATCGGGCCTTGCAAGTCCGGAAGATCCTGTAGATCAAAATTTGGAAGAACAGGAATCTGAAGGAAATCCTGATCTTCAGTTATCTCAAAATGTAGAAGCAGAGACACCCGAAGAAGAATGGACTTGTACTACTGAACTAATTCCAGAGTTTGGATTTGATAATAACACTCAAGGATTGAGAAtagatattaatgaaaatgctACCccattagatatatttagacgGGTATTTTCTCAAGAATTACTCGAATATTTAGTAGCCAG carries:
- the LOC128681717 gene encoding uncharacterized protein LOC128681717, whose product is MNKDEERIKKLLEDVSTPESSDDGSFSDTSEKTETDPFEDNDGEYGTDADYVPNSDSDDSEALDVDEAKSEKDPKDSKVQPRYVRASDNNRIDTVPSTSRYRATLFVPPSPSISDQNSPILPLRPTASTHISIESASGSPVIPLGSPITFHKPQDIVEPSGTMSVRTENSFSMGCLSLLESAFPSTSAQSFRAASPVIPLHEISGLASPEDPVDQNLEEQESEGNPDLQLSQNVEAETPEEEWTCTTELIPEFGFDNNTQGLRIDINENATPLDIFRRVFSQELLEYLVARTNAYGDF